The sequence below is a genomic window from Acidobacteriota bacterium.
CCAAGGTTTGCAGCGTGAGGAAGTCGCTCCCCTCCGGACCCTCAATGCTGACCACTAGCTTCCTGTTCCCCACAGCATCGAGGTTCTGAAACTCTTCGGTTTCTGCCTCCAGGTCTCGGATCAGGTTGTCATCGAGTTTTCGACCCGCTTCGTCAGCCAGCTCGAGTCGAATTTCGCGAGCATTGTTCTCTTTCTCGATCTGTTCCTTGACCGCGGCATAGACGCGGTTCTTGATCGATCCCAAGGCCAGCGGAGTTGAGAACAATCCGGTGATTACCAGGATCACGACGAGGCTAAAGCGCCAGTCGACCCGGAGTCCGGCGACCAGGAATCGAAGCAACAGCCCGGCTCCGGAACGTTGTTTCTCAGCGTTCATGGGAATCCTTACGGGAAGATGTCTCTGGGGATGTAGAGGTAAGGGGTACGGCCAAAGAGGCGGAAATTACTCGGTCGTTGAGCGAACTCTCTGAGGAGCTCGGTCTTCTCCGTGAGGATCGTGTTGAGGCGTTCGAAGTCGGCGGGTTTCCAGGTATTGATTTCTTCGGCGGAGAATCGTAAGACCGTTGTCTTGAATGGAAGCACCTGGGCCTTTCTCATCATGCCGTCGAGAGATTCTCCTGCGCGGAATAGATCCTCCGGTGGGACATTGAGCATGGCTGCCAGGGAGGACCTCAGGTTCTGGATGAAGGCATCGGGGCCTTCGGTAAGGCCCGATTCGGCAGCGAGGGCGATATTTTGGATCACGTTGGCAAGCCTGAGGGTCTGGTTCTTGCTCATGAAGACATACTCGCCCATGGCGAGCTGCTTCTTGATTCGCTTGGGGACCCAACCCTCTACAAACTCCGGCGGCGCCTCCCCGGAGGAGCTCGGAGGAAGGTTGGCGATAATGATGGGGAGATCGTATTGGTCGACATCAAAGGGCTCGGCGAGGCTGGGGTCGGCACGAAGGGCTTGGGGCGTAATGCCGGCATCCACCAGTTTTTCGGCTTTGGTCAATAGCGCCCATTCGTCCTTGAGGGCTGCGAGCAACTGTTGCTGGAACGCGCTGGGGTCGGGTTCGATAGCGCGAAAACGCCCTTGAACCGCGTCCGGGCCTCGGAAGGCCAGCTGCTCGAACTCTGCTGTGTCGGCGATGCCAATCTTGAGGGTGAGGAATCGGATGTTCCGTTCGCTGGAAAGATTGACGATGTGGTCCACGCTCAGACCCAAGGGGTTCTTGTCTCGGGCCGCGGGGCTATGAGGGGGGGAGTCACCGATGAGTAGCACGACCTTGAAGTGTCCATCGTTCCATTTGGGGTCCTGAACCGCTCGCGAGACGCCATCGAGCACGGCCTCCGCCGCTTCGTCGCTGCCACAGGTCGCTTCCTGTGCCTGAGCTAGGGCCTGGGTCACTTCCTGGATGTCGTTGGTCAGCTCTGCTTGCCACTTGGTCAGAAATCCGATGTCGCAATCCTGCAGGATCTTGCGGTCCCGGTAGAAGAGAAGGCCGACGCGAAAAGGGCGGCGCATCTCTCCACTGCCAATTTGATCGCTGACGGAGCGGACGAAGGAGTCTAGGGCTTCCGTCGTAGGGCGAAACCACTTTTGCATGCTGGCGGTGGCGTCGACCACCAGCACCAGGTCGTAGCCCAGATTGACGGGGCCCTGTTGGGACTGGCCGCTGAGCTCACCATCGGTTTGCGGACGGACCACCGGACCCTCGGCGGTAACGCGGACGAAGCCGCCTTGATAGATCTCGTCCTGGCTCTGGAAAACCGGAATCAGCAGGGCATAGTCACTGCGCGCTTTGCCCACCCGTTGGGGTTCGCTGCCAAGCTCCTTGCAGGCTCCTGGTTCTCCGGTGAGGGCGAGTTCCTGAGCGCATGCCGCGCTATCGTAGATGCGTACCAGCTCGCGGCCGGACTGCGGTTCGAAGTTGATCATCTGTAGGGTGTTCCACTCGACCACGTCGGTCTTCGCAACCCAGCCGTCGGGCTGCTCCGCGTTGGGCTCGAGGGTCACGGGGAGGCGGTTGTTCTGCTCGCCTTCGAGCAGGAAGTAGATCTGCATGAAGTTGGACTTCTTGCCCTTGTCCCCTGAGGGGGATTCATAGAGCCGCGCATCGTGGGTGACGACCACGGCCTTGCGGTGGACCTGATCTTGGGTGCGGGCTGGGACGAGAGCCTCGACTGGCAGGGTGAGGCTGAGCAGGAAGATCCAACCGATCACTAAATATCGCTTCATGGCCTAAGTTCTCCATACAGCGTTCGAGTCGCCCGAGCATCCTGATCCGGTACTGGATCCAGGACCCTTGCAGTGCCGGGTGATGGGCCAGCAACGTGGTGGAGAGCACGATCCACCCCTCCGTCCTGCGTCATGGTTTCCTCGACTCGAAGCTGCCGATCCACTTCCAGCCCCTCGAGAAAGTCGGCGTCATGGGAGACGGCGATAAGACCTCTTTGGTCGCGTTGGCTGCGAACGAAGTCCAGAACCGCCTTGCGATTGTCGATGTCGAGGTTGTTGGTCGGTTCGTCGAGGAAGACCAAGGCCTGCCGGTCGCCGAACGCCCTCATCAGCCCGAGACGTTGAATCTGACCCCCTGAGATTTGCCAGACCCGGGACGAGGCGATGGATTGCCACTCGGTCTGGCTGAAAAGGTTGGCTTCAGAGGCGCTGCCTACTATTTCGAGATTGGCGGCGACGGAGAGGGAACGAATCAATTCCGGGCGTTGGAACGAGAATCCCAGCCGCCGCCAGAGTCGGGG
It includes:
- a CDS encoding VWA domain-containing protein — protein: MIGWIFLLSLTLPVEALVPARTQDQVHRKAVVVTHDARLYESPSGDKGKKSNFMQIYFLLEGEQNNRLPVTLEPNAEQPDGWVAKTDVVEWNTLQMINFEPQSGRELVRIYDSAACAQELALTGEPGACKELGSEPQRVGKARSDYALLIPVFQSQDEIYQGGFVRVTAEGPVVRPQTDGELSGQSQQGPVNLGYDLVLVVDATASMQKWFRPTTEALDSFVRSVSDQIGSGEMRRPFRVGLLFYRDRKILQDCDIGFLTKWQAELTNDIQEVTQALAQAQEATCGSDEAAEAVLDGVSRAVQDPKWNDGHFKVVLLIGDSPPHSPAARDKNPLGLSVDHIVNLSSERNIRFLTLKIGIADTAEFEQLAFRGPDAVQGRFRAIEPDPSAFQQQLLAALKDEWALLTKAEKLVDAGITPQALRADPSLAEPFDVDQYDLPIIIANLPPSSSGEAPPEFVEGWVPKRIKKQLAMGEYVFMSKNQTLRLANVIQNIALAAESGLTEGPDAFIQNLRSSLAAMLNVPPEDLFRAGESLDGMMRKAQVLPFKTTVLRFSAEEINTWKPADFERLNTILTEKTELLREFAQRPSNFRLFGRTPYLYIPRDIFP